In Oncorhynchus nerka isolate Pitt River unplaced genomic scaffold, Oner_Uvic_2.0 unplaced_scaffold_4734, whole genome shotgun sequence, the sequence ATAAATTttgttatatatagttatatcatTCTTGTTATTGGGAGGAGAGTTGTTCTGTGATAGGTAAGGTGAGGTCGGGATTACAAAATAATGGAGCATTTCTAATTGTAGTCAAATATTATTAGAAGATATTTTCTTAGTCTTTGATACTTTCAATTTTCTTACATCATGAGAGTTTTCAAGATCTATATTTTAAAGGgagtggagaggtagaggctTTTGTATTAAGAACCTCCCTGCCAGGGTAATGTCATGATAAAAACTATCTGGTTGGTTGGGTTTGTATGTTTATTATACTATGTGTTTATTTGTCTAAAATGTCTAGACAAAAATGATGTGATAAAACTCATACGAGTTTTTGTTTTATCTTGAAGAGATTGTAAGATGAGTGCCTAAGTTTTGTTCAGGTCTGAAGGAAAGTTGAGATGTGAGTTATAACTTAAGTAGTAATGTTTTGTCAACAAGACAGAAAGAGTGGCTCAACTCCAGAACTTAGACTTTTTCTTCTTAATTAATGgatttgtatttgttttaaaaTAATACTTTAATTGATTCTTTTGTTGTTGGGATTGCTTAATTTAGAAAATTTTGACTATATAGTTGTTCCCATGCTGGTGAGTTCTGATATGGCAAAAAGAGTGAATGAGCATTTTTCAGAGTGTATATCTTTTGTTAAGGTGGTTTTGCATATCCCTTGTAATGATCCTTGAAGGTCTCTAGTTCTGAAGAGGAAGGTCTAAACTGTGGTGAATTAAAGGGTAATTTAAAGGGGTGGTGAAGAGAAATTGTCTTTTAGGTCTTTGGCTGAGAAGCTGCACATTGTGTTGTGTATGAGTCCTGTAGGAGATGCCTTCAGGTCCCGCTGTCGTATGTTCCCCTCTCTGGTCAACTGCTGCACCATCGACTGGTTTGTACAGGTCAGGACATTACGCTCTCTGTGGGTGTGGGAttgcctctctctatctgtctctgtctctctctctgtctctctccctgtctctgtctctctctctgtctctctctctctctctatctctgtctctctgtctctctctctctctctgtgtgtctctgtctctctctctctgtctctctctctgtctctgtgtgtgtgtgggattgcctctctctctctctctctctctctctctctgtctctgtctctctctctctgtctctctctctgtctctctctgtctctgtgtgtgtgggattgcctctctctctctctctctctctctctctctgtctctgtgtgtgtgggattgcctctctctctctctctctctctctctctctctctctgtctgtctctgtgtgtgtgggattgcctctctctctctctctctctctctctctctctctctctctgtctctgcatgtgGGGgattgcctctctctgtctctgtgtgtgtatttctgtctAATTAGTGGattgtcaaacacacacacactcatttacTTTCTGTAATGAGGAGTATGCTGTCACTGCGTGCTCTCAGGGTGAACCGCTCCTCCATTCATCTCCATCAGGAATGTGTGTCAGGCGCCCTGGTGTGTTGTGTCAGGCTCTGTGGgtgtgtgtaatgtttgtgtgtgtgtgatggatcaCAGGGCGTGGGCTCGCCCCAGGTGTCCATTAGCGAGGGCGCGCCCCTCTCTTCTATAGTTCCACCTCTTTTAATCTGCCTGTTTATTTtcatcatccctccctctctcctccactctcatccctccatcaagGTGACCCCCACTGAGAAGGAGCAGTCAGGAGCAGTCAGGTGTTTATTTAGTGAAGACTTTATTCTGTTTGTTTAAAAGGAGTCtctgacccccctctctctctctctctctctctctctctgctctctgtatctctgtctctctgcctctctctctctctctctctctctctctctctctctctgtgtctctctgatctctctctctctgtgtctctctgatctctctctctctgcctctctctctctctctctctctctctctgtgtctctctgatctctctctctctgcctctctctctctctctctctctctctctctgtctctctgtctctctgctctctctctctctctctctctctctctctctctctctctctgtctctctgatctctctctctctgcctctctctctctctctgtctctctgtctctctgatctatctctctctgcctttctctctctctctctgtctctctgtctctctgatctctctctctctctctctctctctctctctctcactctttctctctcattctctctctctctttctctctctctctctttctcaattcaattcaaggggctttattggcatgggaaacataggttaacattgccaaagcaagtgaaaagtgaaataaacaatacaaatgaacagtaaatattacactcacacaagttccaaaataatagtggggttgggcctgttgttctgctcacggcctgggcatatgagctgctgtcatgttgaggtccttgCAACAGGTGCGGGGGGGGGCATGTATACATTAGGTTTGAGGCACAGTCTCGCAAAATGCTTGCATTCATCCGCTGTTTGGTGGCAGGGTGGAGATAAGATGTATAAGAtgttttttcaatcactccctttccTGCTggggccaccctttcctgctgtggccaccctttcctgctgtggccaccctttcctgctgtggccaccctttcctgctgtggcCACACTTTCCTGCTGGgaccaccctttcctgctgggaccaccctttcctgctgggaccaccctttcctgctgggaccaccctttcctgctgggaccaccctttcctgctggggccaccctttcctgctggggCCACCCTCTcctgctgtggccaccctttcctgctgtggcCACACTTTCCTGCTGGgaccaccctttcctgctgggaCCACCCTCTcctgctgtggccaccctttcctgctgtggcCACACTTTCCTGCTgggacatttacattttacatttcctGCTGGGACCACCCTTTCCTGCAGGGGCCACCTTTCCTGCTGGAATACCCTTTCCTGCTGGGGCCACCACGCTCCTGCTGGGGCCACCCTTCCTGCTGGGGCTACCCTTTCCTGCTGGGGCCACCTTTCCTGGGCCTCAGGTCGTTTGTTGCCCGTGTGAATTATGATGTGGCTGGGGACctagtttgtcctctgacaacagctccaggacatgtctagtgtttgtcctctgacaacagctccaggacatgtctagtgtctgtcctctgacaacaacTCCAGgacatgtctagtgtttgtcctctgacaacagctccaggacctgTGAGGGCTGTTAGGAGTGGTAGGGCTGTTGGAGGAGCTGACAGGGGGCTGTTAGGAGTGGTAGGGCTGTTAGGAGTGGTAGGGCTGTTGGAGGAGCTGACAGGGGCTGTTAGGAGTGGTAGGGCTGTTAGGGATATAGGGGCTGTTGGAGGAGCTGTCAGGGGGCTGTTAGGAGTGGTAGGGCTGTTGGAGGAGCTGACAGGGGCTGTTAGGAGTGGTAGGGCTGTTAGGAGTGGTAGGGCTGTTGGAGGAGCTGACAGGGGCTGTTAGGAGGTAGGGGCTGTTGGAGGAGCTGACAGGGGGCTGTTAGGAGTGGTAGGGCTGTTGGAGGAGCTGACAGGGGGCTAGGAGTGGTAGGGCTGTTGGAGGAGCTGGACAGGGGGCTGTTAGGAGTGGTAGGGCTGTTGGAGGAGCTGACAAGGGGCTGTTAGGAGTGGTAGGGCTGTTGGAGGAGCTGACAGGGGGCTGTTAGGAGTGGTAGGGCTGTTGGAGGAGCTGACAGGGGGCTGTTAGGAGTGGTAGGGCTGTTGGAGGAGCTGACAGGGGGCTGTTAGGAGTGGTAGGGCTGTTGGAGGAGCTGACAGGGGGCTGTTAGGAGTGGTAGGGCTGTTGGAGGAGCTGTCAGGGGGCTGTTAGGAGTGGTAGGGCTGTTGGAGGAGCTGACAGGGGGCTGTTAGGAGTGGTAGGGCTGTTTGAGGAGCTGACAGGGGGCTGTTAGGAGTGGTAGGGCTGTTGGAGGAGCTGTCAGGGGGCTGTTAGGAGTGGTAGGGCTGTTGGAGGAGCTGACAGGGGGCTGTTAGGAGTGGTAGACCTGTTGGAGGAGCTGACAGGGGGCTGTTAGGAGTGGTAGGGCTGTTGGAGGAGCTGACAGGGGGCTGTTAGGAGTGGTAGGGCTGTTGGAGGAGCTGACAGGGGGCTGTTAGGAGTGGTAGGGCTGTTGAGGAGCTGACACAGTGGGGGCTGTTAGGAGTGGTAGGGCTGTTGGAGGAGCTGACAGGGGGCTGTTAGGAGTGGTAGGGCTGTTGGAGGAGCTGACAGGGGCTGTTAGGAGTGGTAGGGCTGTTGGAGGAGCTGACAGGGGGCTGTTAGGAGTGGTAGGGCTGTTGGAGGAGCTGACAGGGCTgttaggagtggtagggttgTTGGAGGAGCTGACAGGGGGCTGTTAGGAGTGGTAGGGCTGTTGGAGGAGCTGACAGGGGGCTGTTCGATAGAGCTGACAGGGGGCTGTTAGGAGTGGTAGGGCTGTTGGGGGAGCTGTTCAGGGGGCTGTTAGGGAGTGGTAGGGCTGTTGGAGGAGCTGACAGGGGGCTGTTAGGAGTGGTAGGGCTGTTGGAGGAGCTGACAGGGGCTGTTAGGAGTGGTAGGGGCTGTTGGAGGAGCTGTTAGGAGTGGGGGCTGTTGGAGGAGCTGGTAGGGCTGTTGGAGGAGCTGACAGGGGGCTGTTAGGAGCGGTAGGGCTGTTGGAGGAGCTGACAGGCTGTTAGGAGTGGTAGGGGCTGTTGGGAGGAGCTGGACATGGGGCTGCTAGGGAGTGGTAGGGCTGTTGGGAGTGGTAGGGCTGTTGAGGAGCTTGATAGGGGGTTAGGAGTGGCAGGGCTGTTGGAGGAGCTGACAGGGGCTGTTAGGAGTGGTAGGGCTGTTGGAGGAGCTGGACAGGGGGCTGTTAGGGAGTGGTAGGGCTGTTAGGAGTGGTAGGGCTGTTGGAGGAGCTGGGACAGGGGCTGTTAGGAGTGGTAGGGCTGTTGGAGGAGCTGACAGGGGGCTGTTAGGGAGTGGTAGGGCTGTTGGAGGAGCTGACAGGGGGCTGTTGGGAGTGGTAGGGCTGTTGGAGGAGCTGACAGGGGGCTGTTAGGAGTGGCAGGGCTGTTGAGGAGCTGACAGGGGCTGTTAGGGAGTGGTAGGGCTGCTTGGGCTGGTGGGTCCTCTGTTGTCTGTCCCATCGTGGTGTTGAAGTTGTGGTCCggtctgaggtgggctgttctgctggcttctctggggagtgtcctgctctctgtcacacctcagctttctcacctcctccttcactgatgttagctgttccatgtgttctctcctccttcactgctgttagctgttccatgtgttcctctctctcctccttcactgctgttagctgttccatgtgttcctctctcctccttcttcactgctgttagctgtctcatgtgttcctctttctcctccttcactgctgttagctgttccatgtgttcctctctcctccttcactgctgttagcagttccatgtgttccctctctcctccttcactgctgttagctgttccatgtgttcctctctcgtccttcactgctgttagctgttccatgtgttcctctcctcctctttcactgatgttagctgttccatgtgtacctctccctccttcactgctgttagctggtctgtgttaatatagcactgtgccaggggatggtctgtgttaatatagcactgtgccaggggatggtctggttaatatagcactgtgccaggggatggtctggttaatatagcactgtgccaggggatggtctggttaatatagcactgtgccaggggatggtctggttaatatagcactgtgccaggggatggtctggttaatatagcactgtaccatgggatggtctgtgttaatataacactgtaccagggtatggtctggttaatataacactgtgccaggggatggtctgtgtgaatatagcactgtgccaggggatggtctgtgttaatatagcactgtaccagggtatggtctggttaatataacactgtgccaggggatggtctgtgttaatatagcactgtgccaggggatggtctggttaatatagcactgtgccaggggatggtctggttaatatagcactgtaccagggggtggtctgtgttaatataacactgtgccaggggatggtctgtgaatatagcactgtgccaggggatggtctgtgttaatatagcactgtaccatgggatggtctgtgttaatatagcactgtgccaggggatggtctgtgttaatatagcactgtgccaggggatggtctgtgttaatatagcactgtgccaggggatggtctggttaatatagcactgtgccaggggatggtctgtgttaatatagcactgtaccatgggatggtctgtgttaatatagcactgtgccaggggatggtctggttaatataacactgtgccaggggatggtctgtgttaatatagcactgtaccatgggatggtctgtgttaatatagcactgtgccaggggatggtctgtgttaatatagcactgtgccaggggatggtctgtgttaatatagcactgtaccaggggatggtctgtgttaatatagcactgtaccaggggatggtctgtgttaatatagcactgtgccaggggatggtctgtgttaatatagcactgtaccaggggatggtctgtgttaatatagcactgtaccaggggatggtctgctaatataacactgtgccaggggatggtctgtgttaatatagcactgtaccaggggatggtctgtgttaatatagcactgtgctagGGGATTGtctgttaatatagcactgtgccaggagatggtctgtgtggaaagtAGCAGTCAGCAAATAGTGTCTGTAATTTTGAGGTTTTGATGTAGAGGGGTCTGTAAGTTgcgaaaaaaaaatatttatctaATTATTTTTTTGCCAGAAGAACTCAGGATGGTCTGTCTCTTTATGTCTGGaaggaatgtctctctctctctctctctctctctctctcttccctctctctgtctctttatgtcTGGGGAATGGTCTGTGCTAGGggattgctctctctctctcttctccctctctctctctctctctctctctctctctctctctctctctctctctcccctctctctctctctctctctctcttcttctctctctctctctctctctctctctctctctctctctctctctctctctctcttgttaatctcttcctctctctctctctctctctctctatagcactgtgTCTCTTTATGtctgaaggaattgtctgtgttAATATCTGCACTGTACCTGAAGGAATGTCtcttaatatagcactgtgctcTTATGTCTGgaggaatgtctctctctctcttctgtgccTCTGTCTTTATGTCTGGAAAGTCCTCTCTGTCAGCAAATAGTGTCTGTAATTTTCCCCTCTGTTTTGATGtctagagggtagtatcctgtataagtCCTTGCTTTAAAAAAACATCTCTCTTCCATTTATCTAATTATCTGTCTTTTTGTCAGaaggaatgtctctctctctcccatggctctcttcctctctctgtctctttatgtctggaaggaatgtctctctctctctctctctcactctctctctctcactctctctctctatctctctctctctctccctctctctctctctcttcccctctctctctctctctctctctctcttcccctctctctctctctctctctctctctctctctctctctcttctcttctctctctctctctctctctctctctctctctctctcttcccctctctctgtctctttatgtctggaaggaatgtctctctctctctctctctctctcccctctctgtctctttatgtctggaaggaatgtctctctctctctctctctctctctctctcttcccctctctctgtctctttatgtctggaaggaatgtctctctctctctctctctctctctctctctctctctctcttcccctctctctgtctctttatgtctggaaggaatgtctctctctctctctctctctctctctctctctctccctctctgtctctttatgtcTGGAAGGgaatgtcttctctctctcactatctctctctccctcctctctctccttccctctctctctctctctctctctctctctctctctctctctctcttcccctctctctctctctctctctctctctctcgtcccctctctctctctctctctctccttccctccctctcttcctcttcacccACTCTCTCCTACAATCTAAccatcccctcctctttcccccctgTAGTGGCCCCGTGAGGCCCTCCTCTCCGTGTCCCAGACCTTCTTCCAGAACGTGGAGTTTGGCAGTGAGGAGATGAAGGATCGTTTCAGTGAGATGTGTGTGGAGATCCACGTCAGTGTGACAGACATGGCCGAGAGGTTCTACTCTGAGCTGAGACGACGCTACTACACTACCCCCACCTCTTACCTGGAACTGATTAACCTCTACCTGGCCATgttgggagagaagagacagcaaCTAGTGGCTGTAAGAGATCAGTAATACTACTGATTAATACTGTTATTAACCTCTAACTGGCCATGTTGGGGGAGAAGAGACAGCAACAGATCTATAATACTGTTTAGCAATAGTAAACACAGCGGCTGTGAGACATCCATAATATGTATTATTTAACGTTATCAATACTCCAGTTTAGCACACTGTGCTTTCTTTGAAATGTGGCTATTTCTCTGAATGGGCGTCACCCTATACTCCATTCAATCCAAGAAATGTAATTGcttctgtgtgcctgtgtgtgtttgtgtctgtgtgtgtgtgtgtgtgtttgcatgaccgtgtgtgtgtgtgtatccctgtgtgtgtgttcctgtgtgtgttcctACTTGTGCCTGTGtttctttatgtgtgtgtgtgtgtgtgtgtgtgtgtgtgtgtgtgtgtgtgtgtgtgtgtgtgtattcctgtgtGTGCAGGCTCGTGACAGGGTAAAGAATGGTCTGACTAAGCTGTTGGAGACCAACGTGTTGGTGGATAAGATGAAGGTAGACCTGTCAGCTCTGGAGCCTGTCCTCAAACAAAAGTCTATAGACGTCAACGCCTCATGGGGAAACTAGCCGTGGACCAGGAGAGCGCCGACAAGGTGGGTGTAGAGTGGAGCTAGAGAAACTAGCCGTGgaccaggagagggtggagctaggaaactagtcgttgaccagagagggtggagctagggaaactagtcgttgaccaggagagggtggagctagggaaactagtcgttgaccaggagagggtggagctaggaaactagtcgttgaccaggagagggtggagctaggGAAACTAGTCGTTGACCAGAGAGGGTGGAGTTAGGGAAACTGGTCGTTgaccaggagagggtggagctagggaaactagtcgttgaccaggagagggtggagctaggGAAACTAGTCGTGGAcgaggagagggtggagctaggAAACTAGTTGTGgaccaggagagggtggagctagggaaactagtcgttgaccaggagagggtggagctagggaaactagtcgttgaccaggagagggtggagctaggaaactagtcgttgaccaggagagggtggagctagggaaactagtcgttgaccaggagagggtggagctaggactactagtcgttgaccaggagagggtggagctaggGAATCTAGTCGTGgaccaggagagggtggagctaggaaactagtcgttgaccaggagagggtggagctagAGAAACTAGTCGTTGACCAGGAAAGGGTGGAGCTAGGAAACTAGTCGTTGACCAGGAGAGGAGCTAGGACTACTAGTCATgaccaggagagggtggagctagggaaactagtcgtggaccaggagagggtggagctagggaaactagtcgctgaccaggagagggtggagctagggaaactagtcgttgaccaggagagggtggagctaggGAAACTAGTCGTTGACCAGGAGAGGGTGGACCTAGGGAAACTGGTCGTTgaccaggagagggtggagctagggaaactagtcgttgaccaggagagggtggagctagggaaactagtcgtggaccaggagagggtggagctaggGAGTCGTGGACCagagagggtggagctagggaaactagtcgtggaccaggagagggtggagctagggaaactagtcgttgaccaggagagggtggagctagggaaactagtcgttgaccaggagagggtggagctagggaaactagtcgttgaccaggagagggtggagctagggaaactagtcgttgaccaggagagggtggagctaggactactagtcgttgaccaggagagggtggagctagggaaactagtcgtggaccaggagagggtggagctaggGAAACTCGTTGACCAGAGAGGATGGAGCTAGAGAAACGTCTGACCAGGAAAGGGTGGAGCTAGGAAACTAGTCGTTgaccaggagagggtggagctaggactactagtcgttgaccaggagagggtggagctagggaaactagtcgtggaccaggagagggtggagctagggaaactagtcgttgaccaggagagggtggagctagagaaactagtcgttgaccaggagagggtggagctagggaaactagtcgttgaccaggagagggtggagctaggAAACTAGTCGTAgaccaggagagggtggagctagggaaactagtcgttgaccaggagagggtggagctaggGAAACGGGTCGTTGgaccaggagagggtggagctaggaaactagtcgttgaccaggagaggtggagctagggaaactagtcgttgacgagggagagggtggagctagggaaactagttgttgaccaggagagggtggagctaggaaactagtcgttgaccaggagagggtggagctagggaaactagtcgttgaccaggagagggtggagctagggaaactagtcgttgaccaggagagggtggagctagggaaactagtcgctgaccaggagagggtggagctaggactactagtcgttgaccaggagagggtggagctaggGAATCTAGTCGTGgaccaggagagggtggagctagggaaactagtcgttgaccaggagagggtggagctagAGAAACTAGTCGTTGACCAGGAAAGGGTGGAGCTAGAAACTAGTCGTTgaccaggagagggtggagctaggactactagtcgttgaccaggagagggtggagctagggaaactagtcgtggaccaggagagggtggagctagggaaactagtcgttgaccaggagagggtggagctagggaaactagtcgttgaccagagagggtggagctagggaaactagtcgttgaccaggagagggtggagctagggaaactggtcgttgaccaggagagggtggagctagggaaactagtcgctgaccaggagagggtggagctaggAAACTAGTCGTGgaccaggagagggtggagctaggaaactagtcgttgaccaggagagggtggagctaggAAACTAGTCGTGGACCagggagagggtggagctagGAAACTAGTCGTGCTgaccaggagagggtggagctagggaaactagtcgttgaccaggagagggtggagctagggaaactagtcgttgaccaggagagggtggagctaggaaactagtcgttgaccaggagagggtggagctaggactactagtcgttgaccaggagagggtggagctagggaaactagtcgtggaccaggagagggtggagctaggGAAACTAGTCGTTGACCAGGAGAGGATGGAGCTAGAGAAACTAGTCGTTGACCAGGAAAGGGTGGAGCTAGGAACTAGTCGCTGACCAGAGAGGGTGGAGCTAGGACTACTAGTCGTTgaccaggagagggtggagct encodes:
- the LOC135566484 gene encoding dynein axonemal heavy chain 6-like codes for the protein MSPVGDAFRSRCRMFPSLVNCCTIDWFVQWPREALLSVSQTFFQNVEFGSEEMKDRFSEMCVEIHVSVTDMAERFYSELRRRYYTTPTSYLELINLYLAMLGEKRQQLVAARDRVKNGLTKLLETNVLVDKMKVDLSALEPVLKQKSIDVNASWGN